The stretch of DNA GATCAGCGTTTCATCGTCGATCTCGCCGGCCATCCACGCCCGGCTAGGCTCCTGAAAAATCGTCCGGCCCACCGCAAACCCTCGGCAAGTGCGACTGCCGCTGGCCTGCTGAAAACCCTCGGCCAACGCCGCTGCCGGCGCATTCAGGCCCAGCAGCACCACGCCTCGGCAATACGGATCGCGTTCTTCAATCAGCGCGTCCAGTTGCTGCCATTCTTCGGCGCTCTGCGCTTCGATCTTCCACCACGCCGGGTAGATGCCGAGGTTGTACAGGCGCTTCACGGCGCGATAGAGCACGTCCGGATGGGCTGACGGAAGATCCTTCGGCGGCACAACCTCCAGCAGCAACTCATGCCCGCTGACCTGCGAGGCCTGATACAAGCCCTTGAGCTGCGCCTCCTGCTCCAGCCGCAACATCGGCTCATCGTCAGGATGGAATTGCACCAGACACTTGATGATTTGCTCCTGCGGCCAGGCAATCAGATTGCTGCCAACCGAACGCCCGTGTTCGAACGCCAGTGGCCGCGAGTTCTGCACCTCCACCGGCCGCGCCACCCACCAGCCGCGACCGGTGGCGGCGTTGAGCGAGTCCTGGCCGAAACGCTGATCCGCCAGCAAGCCGACATCCGCCTCGACACCCTGCTCGCGCAGATCGGCTTCAACGCGCTCCACCGCTTGGATAAACAGCTGCTTCAAAGCGCTGATGCTGGCGAGATCGCGGCCACCCTTCTGCGCCAGTTCGACCAACTGCCAGCGGTGATCGAAGGCAAAAATGAACAGCGGTTTCCACTGTTTGCGCGGCACGCTGACCCGATGCAAGCGCTGCAATGTTTCGTCCTGATCCGGCCGGGTAATCGGCACCGGGCTGTTGAACAGATAGTCGAGTTCGGCGCGGGTCGGCATTGCCGGGGCGCAAGCGTGGCGCGACACCACCAGCCCGCCGCAGGCATTGGCCAACTGGCAGCAACGCTCATCCGTGGCGTCCTCGATCCAGCCACTGAGGAACCCCGACATAAAGGCATCGCCGGCGCCGAGCACATTCAGCACCTCGACCCGCACGCCGGGATAGATCGCGCCATCCTCAAGCCGCACCGGAATTACCCCGTGAATCACCGTGCAACCCTGCGGCCCGAGCTTCACCACCAGCGTCGCGTTGCTCAAGCGCCGCACATTGCGCAGCGCGCAGAGCAAGTCCTCGGCGCCACCAGCAATCAGAAACTCTTCTTCAGTGCCGACGATCAGATCGAATCGCGGCAGGATCGACTGCACGTGCTGGCTGACATTGCGGTCAGCGACAAACCGTGTCTCGCCATCCGCCTTGCCGGCCAACCCCCACAACACCGGGCGATAGTCGATATCGAGCACGCGTCTGACGTTATGTTTTTCGGCGTAATCCAGCGCCTGAATGCTCGCCTTGTAGACGGACTCGGTGGAGAAATGCGTGCCGGTGATCAGCAGCGCCTTGCTGGAAGCAATGAACGCCTCGTTGATGTCCTCGGCGTGCAACGCCATGTCGGCGCAGTTTTCGCGGTAGAACACCAGGGGAAAGGTTTCGCGGTCCTTGAGACCGAGCAGGACCATCGCGGTCAGACGCTCGGGATCAACCTTGATGCCGCTGACATCACACCCTTCGCGAGCCAGCGATTCGAGCAGAAAACGCCCCATATGGTCGTCGCCGACCCGGCTCAACATCGCCGACTTCAACCCCAGCCGCGCCGTGCCGAACGCGATGTTGGCCGACGAACCGCCAAGGTATTTGGCGAAGCTGGAAACGTCCTCGAGCCGCGCCCCGACCTGCTGCGCATAGAGGTCGACGCCAAGGCGCCCGAGGCAAATCAGATCCAATTGACGCCCACTGGCAAAACGAGTCTGGCCCATGCTGGCTCCTGTTATTTTTATCAGCCGTGGTTTTCGTCGATACGTCGAAGAAAACACATTGAGTGGACGCAGACTAAAACGCCCTGCCAGCAATAATCAATATTTATTCTAATTATTTTTTACGTGGAATATTTTTTCCAATACACTTTCGTACGGGCGTTCCAGACACGGTGCATCGATTCAGCATCGACCGCCGACCGTGCAAGCCAAGATTTTATTAGGGCCTACCCTGTAGACTGCGCACAGCCAACCTATTGTCAGGGCCTGCCGCGCAC from Pseudomonas sp. TH06 encodes:
- the iolC gene encoding 5-dehydro-2-deoxygluconokinase translates to MGQTRFASGRQLDLICLGRLGVDLYAQQVGARLEDVSSFAKYLGGSSANIAFGTARLGLKSAMLSRVGDDHMGRFLLESLAREGCDVSGIKVDPERLTAMVLLGLKDRETFPLVFYRENCADMALHAEDINEAFIASSKALLITGTHFSTESVYKASIQALDYAEKHNVRRVLDIDYRPVLWGLAGKADGETRFVADRNVSQHVQSILPRFDLIVGTEEEFLIAGGAEDLLCALRNVRRLSNATLVVKLGPQGCTVIHGVIPVRLEDGAIYPGVRVEVLNVLGAGDAFMSGFLSGWIEDATDERCCQLANACGGLVVSRHACAPAMPTRAELDYLFNSPVPITRPDQDETLQRLHRVSVPRKQWKPLFIFAFDHRWQLVELAQKGGRDLASISALKQLFIQAVERVEADLREQGVEADVGLLADQRFGQDSLNAATGRGWWVARPVEVQNSRPLAFEHGRSVGSNLIAWPQEQIIKCLVQFHPDDEPMLRLEQEAQLKGLYQASQVSGHELLLEVVPPKDLPSAHPDVLYRAVKRLYNLGIYPAWWKIEAQSAEEWQQLDALIEERDPYCRGVVLLGLNAPAAALAEGFQQASGSRTCRGFAVGRTIFQEPSRAWMAGEIDDETLIRQVQGTFVELIDAWRKARS